From the Alteromonas sp. CI.11.F.A3 genome, the window TGATGTACTCGCTGAAGACGATTTACGTGACCCTCAATTGCTTATTGAATCGCGTACAGCGCTAGATGAACTTACCCAGTTATTAAAGTTGGGTTCTGTATATCCATTCCAACAAGATTAGTTATTGTTTTAACAATAAAAAAGCCGGCTTACGCCGGCTTTTTTGTTAGTTGAATGTAGTACAGTCCGCTAAAGAACCGAAGGGGTTAGCGGGTAATCCTGCCCCCTCATTGGTCAAGTCTTCAGAAGAAACGCCTAATCGATAATAGTGATCTTGGCTAGCCTCACTCCCTGTCGATTGACCGAAAATCGTAATAACCATGTCGTACCAATAACCGTAATTTGCCGGATAACGATACTCAAGCTCAGCTTGGCCGTTTTCATCCGTTATATTTGTTTCAGCAAATGACAACGTGCCAACTATACCTGGGGTTAAGAATTCATCACCATTTGTATCTTCTCCCACGTCAAGAATACCGTTGCCATTGATGTCTTCATTATCACACTCGGCGGTTACATTAGGCTTGTAAATAGACTCGTCTTCATCCCAATACCAGTTCCCTTTTAAATATGTCCCTTCTAAAACACGCTTTACTGGTGTAGCAGATGCGGTTAACTCAACGCCACTAACAGGCTGCCCTGCTGAATCAGAAACAAACACAGCAAAGCGTTTAAGGTAGGTGGTTGAGTCAGGCTCTTCGATTTCATTGCCCGTGCCAATGGAGATATCAAACGCTCTATCACCAACAGTCATGAACACTTCATCAGCAATAGATTCATCACTCGCAACAGAAGCACGAATAATAACTGCATCTTCACTTGAGGGCGCGCCAGAGGTGAATACTGTTGACGCAATACCGCTGCTGTCGGTGGTCGATTGAGAAGGTGAAATAGAACCTGTAGAGACGTCATCAACGTTAAAGTTAACCACGGTATTTTTAACTAGGTTACCTGAAGGGTCTCTAACAACTGCAGTAATGGTACTTGTTTGTCCATCAGGGCCAATAAGATCAGGCGTAGCATCTGCTATTAAGGTGAATGGTTCAACTGCGATAAATTCTACTTGCGCAACCGCGTTAACCGTAGCGTCATTGTCAGGTTCAGTACCTGTGGCGGTAATAGAAGCAAAACCGGCATTGTCAGACTCTATTGAGATAGAGGCCATACCATCAGCATCGGTTGTTACAAGCGATGTTCCACTTATTTCTCCACGAGAAGTACTAAATGTCACATTATTACCCGCAGCCGGAATACCATCTTGTAACCATTGAACACTAATAGTAGCCGCTTCATTTAACGATATTTCTTCATCTGGTACTACTACAAAGCTAAATTCATCTTGTTGAACGTCTAAATCAAACTCTACCGCGGCATTAAGCGATGAAGCTGTAATGGTATCTTCGCCAGACGTAGTTGCTGTGTAGGTGATCGTAGCTTGTCCATCAGCACCGGTATTCACCGACGTTTCACTTAGTGAACCATTGGTTGCTTCTAGCAGAATCGTTTGATTCACAATGGCTACGCCATCAGAATCTTGTACACGCAATGTATAATCAGCGGTGTCATTTAAGATGACTGAGCTTGCGCCATTAATTGTCACTTCCGTGCCGGTAATCACAATA encodes:
- a CDS encoding Ig-like domain-containing protein, which encodes MRQITRVLSKTLWLFSAIFILTACGGGDSVSRDDSDGSDDGSGSSATVNVVLTVQNASGETDRNLTSDNSLTVIATVTDTDGVAQADQLVTFAVSNSDLAVFGNDTGTARTDDSGVARITINASTASGDGEITGSLSSGESGSTTFSAVGNVTVSEEPASLQLYASAVQLASSGSDDIELIALIKNEQSVLMEGIDVNFSASNNAGVELQLTQSTTTADGTARALVSTQNNASNRTVTLTAQAGALVETVDIVITGTEVTINGASSVILNDTADYTLRVQDSDGVAIVNQTILLEATNGSLSETSVNTGADGQATITYTATTSGEDTITASSLNAAVEFDLDVQQDEFSFVVVPDEEISLNEAATISVQWLQDGIPAAGNNVTFSTSRGEISGTSLVTTDADGMASISIESDNAGFASITATGTEPDNDATVNAVAQVEFIAVEPFTLIADATPDLIGPDGQTSTITAVVRDPSGNLVKNTVVNFNVDDVSTGSISPSQSTTDSSGIASTVFTSGAPSSEDAVIIRASVASDESIADEVFMTVGDRAFDISIGTGNEIEEPDSTTYLKRFAVFVSDSAGQPVSGVELTASATPVKRVLEGTYLKGNWYWDEDESIYKPNVTAECDNEDINGNGILDVGEDTNGDEFLTPGIVGTLSFAETNITDENGQAELEYRYPANYGYWYDMVITIFGQSTGSEASQDHYYRLGVSSEDLTNEGAGLPANPFGSLADCTTFN